The following proteins come from a genomic window of Hallerella porci:
- a CDS encoding NfeD family protein, producing MKKSILLIFLLLLSFAGIASAKTAAWISLEGDVDPGMYEYTARAIGDAVQKNPDYIIFDINTFGGRLDAAFDIVDTIMGIKNAKTIAFVSKKAISAGALIALSSKELYMLPGTTIGDCAPIVQNSDGTPQIVGEKIQSPLRAKFRNLAQKNNYPELLSMAMVSPDLSVLELKHKDSTLAVEAAKYEKWNAKEKAFWGTPKVLVEAGELLTMTDEEAVALHFSKGTPESRDAFEKSLEIEATHEIEITWSEKLARFIANISGILLILGFGALYLEFKTPGFGIFGVVGILLIATVFLGQYANHLDDFLPAIFLVLGIGLFVLEILVFPGTFFFGIGGIFCMGIALVLTFDITSIPAFIPGGNSSAILPILFYIIGCALLATIFPIVASKYLIPLLPEGWTPMLKADLETAKSPTENVALVQVGEKGKAETLLRPVGHARFNGKSFDVQTKGEMINAGETVCVIEISDGRIWVEKSEDFSVS from the coding sequence ATGAAAAAATCCATCTTGTTAATTTTCCTTTTGCTGCTTTCTTTCGCAGGAATCGCTTCGGCAAAAACCGCGGCGTGGATTAGCCTCGAAGGCGATGTCGATCCGGGCATGTATGAATATACCGCCCGCGCAATCGGCGATGCCGTACAGAAAAATCCCGATTACATTATCTTCGATATCAATACATTCGGCGGAAGATTGGACGCCGCCTTTGATATTGTCGATACGATTATGGGAATTAAAAATGCAAAGACAATCGCATTCGTGAGCAAGAAAGCGATTAGCGCCGGCGCACTCATCGCCCTTTCGAGTAAAGAACTTTACATGCTTCCGGGGACGACAATTGGCGACTGCGCACCGATTGTGCAAAATAGCGATGGCACACCGCAAATCGTCGGCGAAAAAATTCAATCACCGCTCCGCGCAAAATTTCGCAACTTAGCGCAGAAAAATAATTATCCCGAATTGCTTTCGATGGCGATGGTTTCTCCCGATTTATCCGTTTTAGAATTGAAGCATAAAGATTCCACTCTCGCAGTTGAAGCAGCGAAATACGAAAAATGGAACGCCAAAGAAAAAGCATTTTGGGGAACGCCCAAAGTTCTCGTCGAAGCGGGAGAACTTCTCACGATGACCGACGAAGAAGCTGTTGCATTGCATTTTTCGAAAGGAACTCCCGAAAGCCGCGACGCCTTTGAAAAATCTTTAGAAATCGAAGCGACTCATGAAATTGAAATCACTTGGAGCGAAAAACTCGCCCGCTTTATCGCAAACATTTCGGGCATTCTTCTCATTCTCGGATTCGGTGCGCTTTACTTGGAATTTAAAACTCCTGGCTTCGGCATTTTCGGCGTCGTGGGCATTCTTCTCATCGCGACCGTTTTCCTCGGCCAATATGCGAATCACTTAGACGATTTTCTGCCCGCAATTTTCCTCGTTCTCGGCATCGGACTTTTCGTTTTAGAAATTCTCGTTTTCCCCGGAACATTTTTCTTTGGAATCGGCGGCATTTTCTGCATGGGAATTGCGCTCGTTTTAACCTTTGACATTACGAGTATTCCCGCATTTATTCCGGGCGGAAATTCCTCTGCGATTCTCCCAATTCTATTTTACATTATCGGCTGCGCGCTTCTCGCCACAATCTTCCCCATCGTCGCTTCGAAATATCTGATTCCGCTTTTGCCCGAAGGCTGGACGCCAATGCTCAAAGCGGATTTGGAAACGGCAAAATCTCCCACCGAAAATGTGGCCTTAGTTCAAGTCGGCGAAAAAGGAAAAGCCGAAACGTTGCTTCGCCCCGTTGGACACGCTCGCTTTAACGGCAAATCATTCGATGTGCAAACAAAAGGCGAAATGATAAACGCAGGCGAAACCGTCTGCGTTATCGAAATCAGCGATGGAAGAATTTGGGTCGAAAAATCAGAAGATTTTTCCGTATCCTAA
- a CDS encoding glycosyl hydrolase — protein MNLKFSLAFAAMLCASAQAALYEAEDQPGIDAASITAGAEFSGGKYVAVSKAMTFNIEVKETAVYDIETQVRIKQYDWTTSKILVNGVEAGSMLTTPRNCDSNYVIKASAKMRIGKNTVTVGNEAIGVDYIQVEKHPDPVFDIDPKPVTPGASAETYKVKKFLVDNFGKKTLSGMMISEQVFNYDYTNDSLGCGLDSLGKVFCERDLDSAKWNGQPDIAGFRDRAGDYPAIIGFDMLFAAGGHSDEGWFKGYSQNNLVMAEEFWKNNGIPTFTWHWKVGKDTVFYTQNEGFKNKGCEEGVQGTAANNTCFNYTKAFTDSTCKEIDSKSETYQLIIEDVDKISKLFKVLQNKNVPVLWRPLHEASGGWFWWGVASGNCYKALYRLVYDRMVNVNKLNNLLWVWNINTDPKYGYDYSALNAEWYPGDDVVDVVGVDIYDPLLNHNSGANYFNKIVEDVGSHKLIALTENGAIPDIDSIAEDKATWSYWMTWSQTWSGNFLDKTPTEMWKKNIDNENVLSLRDMPNWKEYSASIRSANKKSSEIQIAQMGKELQITLPVHSSATLFSMTGKQVLHIGSNLPAGTHAINISKLPQGAYIIRVKNASDIQTQKILLK, from the coding sequence ATGAACTTAAAATTTTCTCTAGCTTTCGCAGCTATGCTTTGCGCATCGGCGCAAGCCGCTTTGTACGAAGCCGAAGATCAGCCGGGAATTGATGCGGCAAGCATCACCGCGGGCGCAGAATTTTCGGGCGGAAAATATGTCGCCGTTTCCAAAGCGATGACTTTTAACATCGAAGTCAAAGAAACCGCCGTTTACGATATCGAAACGCAGGTTCGCATTAAGCAATACGATTGGACTACTTCCAAAATTTTAGTGAACGGAGTTGAAGCGGGTTCAATGCTTACTACTCCGCGGAATTGCGATTCGAATTATGTCATCAAAGCTTCCGCAAAAATGCGCATCGGAAAAAATACAGTCACCGTTGGAAACGAAGCGATTGGAGTCGATTACATTCAAGTGGAAAAGCATCCCGATCCTGTTTTTGATATTGACCCAAAGCCAGTAACGCCTGGCGCTTCAGCCGAAACTTATAAAGTCAAAAAATTCTTAGTTGACAATTTCGGAAAGAAAACTCTTTCGGGGATGATGATTAGCGAACAAGTTTTCAATTACGATTACACAAACGATTCTCTCGGCTGCGGACTCGACAGCTTGGGAAAAGTTTTCTGCGAACGCGACCTCGATTCTGCCAAATGGAATGGGCAACCCGATATCGCAGGCTTTAGAGATCGCGCGGGCGATTACCCCGCAATCATCGGCTTCGATATGCTCTTCGCTGCCGGTGGACATTCTGACGAAGGCTGGTTCAAAGGTTATTCGCAAAACAATTTAGTCATGGCCGAAGAATTTTGGAAAAATAATGGCATTCCCACTTTCACATGGCATTGGAAAGTCGGCAAAGACACCGTCTTTTACACACAAAATGAAGGATTTAAAAATAAAGGTTGCGAAGAAGGCGTTCAAGGAACTGCGGCAAACAATACTTGCTTCAATTACACGAAAGCTTTCACCGACAGCACTTGCAAAGAAATCGATTCAAAATCCGAAACATATCAGTTAATCATCGAAGATGTTGATAAAATTTCAAAACTTTTCAAAGTGCTGCAAAATAAAAATGTGCCCGTTCTTTGGCGTCCACTTCACGAAGCGAGCGGTGGTTGGTTCTGGTGGGGAGTTGCGAGCGGTAATTGTTACAAAGCGCTTTACCGCTTAGTTTACGACCGCATGGTAAATGTCAATAAGCTCAACAATCTTTTGTGGGTTTGGAACATTAACACCGATCCGAAATACGGCTATGATTATTCTGCGTTAAATGCAGAATGGTATCCGGGCGATGATGTCGTCGATGTTGTCGGCGTCGATATTTACGACCCGCTTTTAAATCACAATTCGGGCGCAAATTATTTCAACAAAATCGTCGAAGATGTTGGCTCGCACAAGCTCATCGCCTTAACCGAAAACGGTGCCATTCCCGATATCGATAGCATCGCCGAAGACAAAGCCACTTGGAGTTATTGGATGACGTGGAGCCAGACTTGGAGCGGCAATTTCTTAGACAAAACGCCGACCGAAATGTGGAAGAAAAATATCGATAACGAAAATGTTTTGAGTCTCCGCGATATGCCAAATTGGAAAGAATATTCCGCAAGCATTCGTTCTGCAAATAAAAAATCTTCCGAAATTCAAATTGCGCAAATGGGAAAAGAATTGCAGATTACTTTGCCCGTTCATTCTTCGGCAACTCTCTTCTCGATGACCGGAAAACAAGTGCTGCATATCGGTTCGAATCTTCCGGCAGGAACGCATGCGATTAACATTTCAAAACTTCCGCAGGGCGCTTACATTATCCGCGTCAAAAATGCCTCTGACATTCAAACGCAGAAAATCCTTTTGAAATAA
- a CDS encoding peptide chain release factor: MMHRDTYLKMPLNDLLRACKVSGYQGGGPGGQFRNKTNSGVDLRLSEFNLAIKSCESRSASENKVHALHRMRLAIALNVREAPKSASELKFPGSMGHIQPSNELYPQFIADVLDIVAATGGDTKEAARAFGLSPSALTKILHADKAVLAKIQQLRQSGGKPALRR, encoded by the coding sequence ATGATGCATCGCGATACCTATTTAAAAATGCCGCTGAATGATCTGCTTCGAGCTTGTAAAGTTTCTGGCTACCAAGGCGGCGGTCCAGGCGGACAATTCCGCAACAAAACAAACTCGGGAGTTGACCTTCGCTTATCCGAATTTAATTTAGCAATCAAATCTTGCGAAAGCAGAAGTGCGAGCGAAAACAAGGTTCATGCGCTGCATCGAATGCGGCTTGCGATTGCGCTCAATGTGCGCGAAGCGCCTAAATCCGCATCAGAGCTTAAATTCCCAGGCAGCATGGGACACATTCAGCCGTCCAATGAACTTTACCCGCAATTCATCGCAGACGTTCTCGATATCGTTGCAGCGACAGGCGGCGATACCAAAGAAGCGGCGCGGGCTTTTGGACTTTCACCCAGCGCGCTCACCAAAATTTTGCACGCGGACAAAGCTGTTCTCGCAAAAATTCAACAGCTCCGTCAAAGCGGCGGAAAACCTGCACTTCGGCGTTAA
- a CDS encoding glycosyl hydrolase: protein MSVLKKSLAALGVCAVAASAISFEPVTAGATESAKKLYNFLAVNYGVKTITGVQTGDIADTYDALPDVISFEEHSGKKPVLVGLDFLFANGIKASDSWYKAYTQSAVDAAKDIWAKGGIPAFSWHWKDPSHKQDAFYTKSGNANEFTEFDFTQGFTDPSCNTNCLWNTNSETYKQIVEDIAEIAVYFKQLQDAGVAAVFRPLHEASGAWFWWGSHGGAAYQALYQLVYDQMVNINGIKNLVWAWTPQLAKDTDWDPGKDKYDVIGLDVYGANDYSQKFIEAYTDLQTNFAAHNKIFAMTENGPIPDQSVMAENKTVWSWWMPWYQTWNGNFLDQTVESVWKANVNSECVITMDEMPGWDKYTMSTTKVADCIVGYKLGDLDTARPVENRIPADTATNRWLYAQLLPADTARGNIIIKENADLSKNSKMSVTVFNGSKTNGFWFTVAFLGNKDADWGWAQPEGCWINAGDSTVCELDLTTTAKDQVVLTGADYTNFMSNIAKVYIEVSVPEFNGYVFFDDIKADGVTFENFDEMTTVKAEQAQNLKAGLVGKGKEMSIQSKAHVQKMAQISFAGRSLSLTLSKASQTSVQLFNLQGHLVKNFANGSLAAGTHQFTLQGIPQGAYIIRVKNAAGISAKKILVK, encoded by the coding sequence ATGAGTGTTTTGAAAAAATCCCTCGCTGCGCTCGGCGTTTGTGCTGTCGCAGCATCCGCAATTAGCTTTGAACCTGTTACCGCAGGGGCAACGGAATCCGCCAAGAAGCTTTACAACTTTTTAGCTGTAAACTATGGCGTGAAAACAATCACCGGCGTGCAAACAGGCGACATCGCAGATACTTATGACGCTTTGCCCGATGTCATTTCTTTTGAAGAACATTCCGGAAAAAAACCGGTTTTAGTCGGCCTCGATTTTTTGTTTGCAAACGGAATTAAAGCTTCCGATTCTTGGTATAAGGCTTACACGCAAAGCGCTGTCGATGCCGCAAAAGATATTTGGGCAAAAGGCGGTATTCCTGCATTTAGCTGGCATTGGAAAGATCCTAGCCACAAACAAGATGCGTTCTACACCAAAAGTGGAAACGCCAACGAATTCACCGAATTTGATTTTACTCAAGGATTTACAGATCCTAGCTGCAACACAAATTGCCTGTGGAATACCAATTCAGAAACTTACAAGCAAATCGTCGAAGACATCGCCGAAATTGCAGTTTACTTTAAACAGTTACAAGACGCAGGTGTTGCTGCAGTATTTCGTCCGCTGCACGAAGCAAGCGGCGCATGGTTCTGGTGGGGTTCTCACGGCGGAGCCGCTTACCAAGCTCTTTATCAATTAGTTTACGACCAAATGGTCAACATCAATGGCATTAAAAACTTAGTTTGGGCTTGGACTCCGCAACTTGCCAAAGATACCGATTGGGATCCGGGTAAAGACAAATACGATGTCATCGGCTTGGATGTTTACGGCGCAAATGATTATTCCCAAAAATTCATTGAAGCTTACACAGATCTCCAAACCAATTTTGCTGCCCACAATAAAATTTTTGCGATGACCGAAAATGGTCCGATTCCCGACCAATCCGTCATGGCAGAAAATAAAACTGTATGGTCTTGGTGGATGCCTTGGTACCAAACTTGGAACGGAAACTTTTTAGACCAAACCGTTGAATCCGTTTGGAAAGCAAATGTCAACAGCGAATGCGTGATTACAATGGATGAAATGCCCGGCTGGGATAAATATACGATGAGCACGACGAAAGTTGCCGATTGCATCGTCGGTTATAAATTGGGAGATTTGGATACAGCTCGTCCCGTTGAGAATCGCATTCCGGCGGATACCGCCACAAATCGTTGGCTTTACGCACAGTTATTGCCCGCAGACACTGCCCGCGGAAACATTATCATTAAAGAAAACGCAGACCTTTCTAAAAATTCTAAAATGTCTGTCACCGTATTTAACGGAAGCAAAACAAACGGATTCTGGTTCACCGTCGCTTTCCTCGGAAATAAAGATGCCGATTGGGGCTGGGCTCAACCCGAAGGCTGCTGGATAAACGCAGGCGATTCCACCGTTTGCGAATTGGATTTAACGACCACCGCAAAAGATCAAGTTGTTTTGACTGGCGCCGATTACACCAACTTTATGAGCAACATTGCAAAAGTTTATATCGAAGTTTCTGTTCCCGAATTTAATGGTTATGTTTTCTTTGACGATATCAAAGCAGACGGCGTCACTTTTGAAAACTTTGACGAAATGACAACCGTGAAAGCGGAACAAGCGCAAAATTTAAAAGCGGGCTTAGTCGGAAAAGGCAAAGAAATGAGCATTCAATCGAAAGCTCACGTTCAAAAAATGGCGCAAATTTCTTTCGCCGGCCGCAGCCTTTCTTTGACCCTTTCCAAAGCAAGTCAAACTTCGGTGCAACTCTTTAATTTGCAAGGTCATTTGGTAAAGAATTTCGCCAACGGTTCTCTCGCCGCAGGCACGCATCAATTTACGCTCCAAGGAATTCCGCAGGGCGCTTACATTATCCGCGTCAAAAATGCCGCCGGAATTTCTGCGAAGAAAATTCTCGTCAAATAA
- a CDS encoding NUDIX hydrolase, protein MRKELKAWKVLASEPLLDTKYLKVNKEVCELPNGKIIPDFYTIWQPDWVLILAQKENGEWILEHQYRHGTGKISLEFPAGIVDAGESPVEAAKRELQEECAFGGGKFEFVAELPMNPDRHRGRFFVVRATGVSPQGETHFDLSEEIQALSLTTENVIEKMRSGEINHPHQIAAFLLYGVHAQSKTEKE, encoded by the coding sequence ATGCGTAAAGAATTGAAAGCGTGGAAAGTCCTTGCAAGTGAACCGCTCTTGGACACGAAATATTTAAAAGTAAACAAAGAAGTTTGCGAATTGCCGAACGGAAAAATCATTCCGGATTTTTATACGATTTGGCAACCGGATTGGGTTTTGATTCTTGCGCAAAAAGAAAATGGCGAATGGATTTTGGAACATCAATATCGTCATGGCACCGGAAAAATTTCTTTAGAATTTCCCGCGGGAATTGTCGATGCGGGCGAATCTCCCGTCGAAGCTGCTAAGCGAGAATTGCAAGAAGAATGCGCTTTTGGCGGCGGCAAATTTGAATTCGTCGCAGAACTTCCGATGAATCCCGACAGACATCGCGGACGATTTTTTGTGGTCCGTGCGACCGGAGTTTCTCCGCAAGGAGAAACGCATTTTGATCTAAGCGAAGAAATTCAAGCTCTTTCTCTTACGACAGAAAATGTCATCGAAAAAATGCGCTCGGGCGAAATCAATCATCCGCATCAAATCGCTGCGTTTCTTTTATACGGTGTTCACGCGCAAAGTAAAACGGAAAAAGAATGA
- the fabZ gene encoding 3-hydroxyacyl-ACP dehydratase FabZ codes for MLSETLPKSTKPGVLYDYAAILQILPHRYPFLYIDQVLSMDITSEVPTIVASKNVSFNEPFFQGHFPGEPVMPGVIQIETMAQAGAILAGIRYESECAGKRPAFMGVDNCRFRRPVRPGDTLEVHVSLDKMRRGILFFTGEIRSGDAVVCNATFSATML; via the coding sequence ATGCTTTCCGAAACTCTTCCCAAATCGACTAAGCCGGGCGTTCTTTACGACTATGCGGCGATTCTTCAAATTTTGCCGCATCGTTATCCGTTCCTCTACATCGATCAAGTGCTCTCGATGGATATTACATCGGAAGTGCCGACGATTGTCGCTTCGAAGAATGTTTCGTTCAACGAACCGTTTTTCCAAGGACATTTTCCGGGTGAACCGGTGATGCCCGGAGTCATTCAAATCGAAACGATGGCGCAAGCGGGAGCAATTCTCGCAGGTATTCGTTACGAATCGGAATGCGCCGGCAAACGCCCCGCATTTATGGGCGTCGATAATTGTCGCTTCCGTCGTCCGGTGCGTCCTGGCGATACATTAGAAGTTCACGTTTCTCTCGATAAAATGCGCCGCGGCATTCTTTTCTTTACCGGCGAAATTCGCTCCGGTGATGCTGTCGTTTGCAATGCGACATTCAGCGCAACGATGCTTTAA
- a CDS encoding UDP-3-O-acyl-N-acetylglucosamine deacetylase: MKKNFETEIRSRSLSFENAGVKICCNRNLQPPAKLEWFAENGESLWNSLDIESFAALIPEIHRSMGLRKNETASLATVEHLAPIFLLYPQIHFQVFAQSQELPILDGSAYPWYETVRKIAGLPQEVLFYDAPIREHFEWNGGWMDVSPAETLEIEYSISHGNYANDAYAAIYDAEDLVKLFPARTFIFEEDFLRAKECGLLSAVDENCGMLLREKNSALEILSGGKFRMPSEPVMHKMLDLIGDLSLPAPILPRLRIRIHNGGHFAHRQLLERLLNAFRNSSQID; encoded by the coding sequence ATGAAAAAAAATTTTGAAACGGAAATTCGTTCGCGCTCGCTTTCGTTTGAAAATGCGGGAGTGAAAATTTGCTGCAATCGCAATTTACAACCGCCCGCAAAATTGGAATGGTTTGCTGAAAATGGCGAAAGCCTTTGGAATTCTTTGGACATCGAAAGTTTTGCTGCACTCATTCCCGAAATTCATCGGTCGATGGGACTTCGAAAAAATGAAACCGCATCGCTTGCGACAGTCGAACATTTAGCGCCGATTTTTTTGCTGTATCCGCAAATTCATTTTCAAGTGTTTGCGCAGTCGCAAGAATTGCCGATTTTAGACGGCAGCGCATATCCGTGGTACGAAACGGTGCGAAAAATCGCAGGCCTTCCGCAAGAAGTACTTTTTTACGATGCGCCGATTCGCGAACATTTTGAATGGAACGGCGGCTGGATGGATGTGAGCCCCGCCGAAACTTTGGAAATTGAATATTCGATTTCGCATGGAAATTATGCGAACGATGCATACGCGGCAATTTACGATGCCGAAGATTTGGTAAAACTTTTCCCGGCGCGAACTTTCATTTTTGAAGAAGATTTTTTGCGGGCGAAGGAATGCGGGCTTTTGTCTGCGGTAGATGAAAATTGCGGCATGCTTCTCCGCGAAAAAAATAGCGCATTAGAAATTCTTTCGGGCGGAAAATTTCGCATGCCTTCGGAACCGGTGATGCATAAAATGCTTGATTTAATCGGCGATTTATCTTTGCCCGCGCCAATTTTACCTAGATTAAGAATTAGAATTCACAACGGCGGGCATTTTGCTCACCGGCAACTTTTAGAGAGGTTATTGAATGCTTTCCGAAACTCTTCCCAAATCGACTAA
- a CDS encoding tryptophan--tRNA ligase, with translation MKKISLTGIKPTGTPHLGNYLGAIRPALELTKDYDTVYFIADYHALTTVHDGKEMSENIHKVAATWLACGLDPEKGLFYKQSDIPEIFELSWALSCFTPKGFMNRAHAYKAKVEANRAAGEDLDTNINMGLYCYPCLMDADILMFNADVVPVGKDQKQHVEFSRDVAIRFNKQMGKEVFKIPEPLIQETTDVIPGLDGRKMSKSYDNTIEIFLEPKQLKKKIGKIVTNSLPIEAPKDPDTCNVFNLYRLFATPEETAALAEAYRKGGMGWGYAKGELQKVLERTFGEAREKYFDLMAHPERIDEILHAGAEKARPVARAHMEQVREVLGYGKIF, from the coding sequence ATGAAGAAAATTTCGCTTACGGGCATTAAGCCCACAGGAACGCCGCATCTCGGCAATTATTTGGGTGCGATTCGCCCCGCGCTCGAACTCACCAAAGATTACGATACCGTTTACTTTATCGCGGATTATCATGCGCTCACGACCGTTCACGACGGCAAAGAAATGAGCGAAAATATTCACAAGGTCGCGGCAACGTGGCTCGCTTGCGGACTCGATCCGGAAAAAGGACTTTTTTACAAGCAGAGCGATATTCCCGAAATTTTCGAGCTCAGTTGGGCGCTGAGCTGCTTCACGCCGAAGGGCTTTATGAATCGCGCACATGCGTATAAAGCAAAAGTCGAAGCGAACCGTGCCGCTGGCGAAGATTTGGATACGAACATCAACATGGGATTGTATTGCTATCCGTGTTTAATGGACGCCGACATTTTGATGTTCAACGCCGACGTGGTTCCGGTTGGAAAAGACCAAAAACAGCACGTGGAATTTTCCCGCGATGTCGCCATTCGTTTCAACAAACAAATGGGCAAAGAAGTTTTCAAAATTCCAGAACCGTTGATTCAAGAAACGACCGATGTCATTCCGGGATTAGACGGACGTAAAATGAGCAAATCGTACGACAATACGATTGAAATTTTCCTTGAACCGAAACAGCTCAAAAAGAAAATCGGAAAAATTGTGACGAACAGTCTCCCGATTGAAGCGCCGAAAGATCCGGATACTTGCAATGTCTTCAATCTTTATCGTTTATTCGCAACTCCCGAAGAAACCGCTGCATTGGCAGAAGCCTATCGCAAAGGCGGCATGGGCTGGGGCTACGCCAAAGGCGAATTGCAAAAAGTTCTCGAACGCACATTCGGCGAAGCCCGCGAAAAATATTTTGACTTGATGGCGCATCCCGAACGCATCGATGAAATTTTGCATGCGGGTGCAGAAAAAGCGCGGCCGGTGGCACGCGCTCATATGGAACAAGTCCGCGAAGTTTTAGGATACGGAAAAATCTTCTGA